One genomic window of Candidatus Kuenenia stuttgartiensis includes the following:
- a CDS encoding TonB C-terminal domain-containing protein: MFIKHLSDFYKRYLFALLIIVSVAIHGLFFFFSPQGNQLLSIRSLRDSFVREPDEFTITFDLESKDDKKELTASEVSKEKSLLEKEKKDKTFTDTSQNKEEEEPSAETDRIGEKGASAKGKNPDDTSVLNNEPYAGGQSKVPLLGKGEQGISIEDQRQNQAQKTVEKPGSKEERVAENNAAKESRQTEKNPAPQKEQIDSIGMQQERVDVKEYKRVPSAGKADETDKTTTLTDTDGKELQKQTLAAEAGVRQERFPEKISRQEGIHVLEETRNIKNASKVEKGELLPEPQELQGIRKSEITKETGKERKDHVTTPPAGTYGVTQQNKRETTGESQKVVAEKEQPKASFNVAAKDEGSGNDPVLFEDTLSNAEIPGAPSFNVKQHKYAAYFKHIRQRISLYWFLGYGTRAEINLVTNKDKPIIIEFKVLPNGAIEGVKIVEDAGNFQLASRIVSSIKSASPLDPFPSHIKESSINVKFNFYFF; the protein is encoded by the coding sequence ATGTTCATTAAACACCTTTCCGATTTTTATAAAAGATACCTGTTTGCCCTCCTTATTATTGTTTCTGTAGCAATCCATGGCCTTTTTTTTTTCTTTTCTCCTCAGGGAAATCAGTTATTAAGCATCAGATCGCTCAGAGATAGTTTTGTGCGTGAACCGGATGAATTCACAATTACATTTGACCTGGAAAGTAAGGACGATAAAAAAGAACTCACGGCTTCTGAAGTATCGAAGGAAAAAAGCCTATTAGAAAAGGAGAAGAAGGATAAGACGTTTACGGATACTTCCCAAAACAAAGAAGAAGAGGAACCCTCCGCCGAAACAGACAGGATTGGTGAAAAAGGGGCTTCCGCAAAAGGCAAAAACCCGGATGACACAAGTGTGCTTAACAACGAACCATACGCAGGCGGACAGTCAAAGGTTCCTTTGCTGGGAAAAGGCGAACAGGGCATTTCCATTGAAGACCAGCGGCAAAACCAGGCGCAGAAAACGGTTGAAAAGCCTGGCAGTAAGGAAGAGAGAGTTGCAGAAAACAATGCTGCCAAGGAATCTCGGCAGACAGAAAAAAATCCAGCTCCTCAGAAAGAACAAATTGACTCCATAGGTATGCAGCAGGAAAGGGTTGACGTAAAAGAATACAAAAGAGTGCCCTCCGCGGGAAAGGCAGATGAAACCGATAAAACCACTACCCTGACGGATACCGATGGAAAAGAACTGCAGAAACAAACGTTAGCGGCAGAAGCCGGCGTTAGGCAGGAAAGATTCCCCGAGAAAATTTCCCGCCAGGAGGGGATACATGTTCTGGAAGAAACAAGGAATATTAAAAATGCGTCAAAGGTGGAAAAAGGCGAGTTGTTACCAGAGCCGCAAGAATTGCAAGGCATAAGGAAAAGTGAAATAACGAAAGAAACTGGAAAAGAGAGAAAAGACCATGTAACTACACCGCCAGCAGGAACATACGGTGTTACACAGCAAAATAAAAGAGAAACCACCGGGGAAAGCCAGAAGGTTGTAGCTGAAAAGGAGCAGCCCAAGGCCTCCTTTAATGTTGCTGCCAAGGATGAAGGCTCCGGCAATGATCCGGTGTTGTTTGAAGATACGCTGTCTAATGCAGAAATTCCAGGGGCGCCGTCTTTTAACGTTAAACAACACAAGTATGCAGCATATTTTAAACATATCCGGCAGAGAATATCATTGTATTGGTTTCTGGGATATGGCACACGGGCAGAGATTAACCTGGTGACGAACAAAGACAAGCCGATTATTATTGAATTCAAAGTGTTGCCAAATGGTGCTATTGAAGGGGTAAAAATTGTGGAGGATGCGGGTAATTTTCAACTTGCCTCGCGTATTGTTTCTTCTATTAAGAGTGCTTCTCCGCTGGACCCCTTTCCCTCACACATTAAGGAATCATCTATTAATGTAAAGTTTAATTTTTATTTTTTCTAA
- the ychF gene encoding redox-regulated ATPase YchF has translation MGLNCGIVGLPNVGKSTIFNALTSAKAASANYPFCTIDPNVGVVSVPDIRMDKIAEIISTEKIVPTIVEFVDIAGLVKGASKGEGLGNQFLGHIKNVNALLHVVRCFEKSDTIHVEGSVHPERDIDIINTELILADIETVDKRLNRSEKLAKTGDKKNLATIDVLKKVKNSLNNGVPVRLLCLTDEEKADIADLHLITSKPVLYVANIFDIEQDKKYIDTITGFSKKENSGFVVISGDIESEIAQMEPSERKAYYEEMGLQESGLEKLIRETYQLLGLITYFTAGPKEIRAWTILQGTKAPQAAGVIHSDFERGFIRAEIYNYNDLITLGSEQKIKEKGLLRLEGKDYVMKDGDIVHFRFNV, from the coding sequence ATGGGTTTAAACTGTGGTATCGTAGGTTTGCCAAACGTTGGGAAATCTACCATCTTTAATGCGCTAACATCTGCCAAGGCAGCATCTGCAAATTATCCCTTCTGCACAATCGACCCCAATGTGGGTGTGGTATCGGTGCCGGATATACGTATGGATAAAATAGCGGAAATAATATCAACGGAAAAAATTGTCCCTACAATAGTTGAATTCGTTGACATTGCAGGACTGGTAAAAGGGGCAAGCAAGGGCGAGGGACTGGGGAATCAGTTTCTGGGACACATCAAAAACGTAAATGCCCTATTGCATGTAGTGCGCTGTTTTGAAAAAAGCGATACCATCCATGTGGAAGGTAGTGTTCACCCGGAAAGGGATATCGACATTATTAATACAGAACTGATCCTGGCGGATATTGAAACGGTAGATAAAAGATTAAACAGGAGCGAAAAACTAGCAAAGACCGGGGACAAAAAAAACCTGGCAACTATTGATGTTCTGAAAAAGGTTAAAAACTCCCTGAACAATGGCGTACCGGTACGGTTATTGTGTTTGACCGATGAGGAAAAAGCCGACATTGCAGACCTGCATTTAATCACGTCGAAACCCGTATTATATGTGGCAAATATCTTTGACATAGAACAGGACAAAAAATACATCGACACCATTACCGGGTTTTCAAAAAAAGAAAACTCCGGGTTTGTCGTCATTTCCGGAGATATCGAATCTGAAATTGCGCAAATGGAACCTTCTGAAAGGAAGGCGTATTACGAAGAAATGGGGCTGCAGGAATCGGGACTCGAAAAGCTTATCCGGGAAACATACCAATTACTGGGATTGATTACCTATTTTACCGCCGGGCCAAAGGAAATAAGGGCATGGACTATCCTTCAAGGCACAAAAGCGCCTCAGGCGGCAGGGGTAATCCACTCGGATTTCGAGCGGGGTTTTATCCGTGCGGAAATTTATAATTATAACGATCTTATCACCCTGGGTTCTGAACAAAAGATAAAAGAAAAAGGGCTTTTGCGGCTGGAAGGCAAAGACTACGTCATGAAAGACGGCGATATCGTTCATTTCAGATTTAATGTGTAA
- the pyrE gene encoding orotate phosphoribosyltransferase encodes MEDGLKRRSIQLTINFESVQNSPINIDNARKALLQALIERSFKYDERPVFKLTSGKTSNYYINCKATTLNPSSMLLIGSLFYEKIRHLDVDAIGGLTHGADPIAFATAMVSAMSEARGQRSEVGDQWSDLRVKPVQAFVIRKEAKSHGLMKVIEGNVSEGDKVVIVDDVVTTGGSTIQAIDRAREHKLEIVKVIALVDRQEGGRENIEKKMVIFESLFTRDELIDAYKNKP; translated from the coding sequence ATGGAAGACGGCTTAAAAAGGAGAAGTATACAATTGACAATTAATTTTGAATCTGTACAAAACTCGCCCATAAACATCGATAACGCCAGAAAAGCATTACTGCAAGCACTTATAGAAAGATCGTTTAAGTATGATGAAAGGCCTGTTTTCAAGCTTACATCCGGAAAGACAAGCAATTATTATATTAATTGTAAGGCGACAACCCTTAATCCATCCTCAATGTTGCTTATTGGCAGTCTTTTTTATGAAAAAATCAGGCATCTTGACGTAGATGCCATAGGCGGCCTAACCCATGGCGCAGATCCTATAGCATTTGCAACCGCCATGGTAAGCGCTATGTCAGAAGCCAGAGGTCAGAGGTCAGAGGTCGGAGATCAATGGTCAGACCTCAGAGTAAAACCAGTTCAGGCATTTGTTATCAGGAAGGAAGCCAAATCACACGGGCTTATGAAGGTTATTGAGGGCAATGTGTCGGAAGGCGATAAGGTGGTGATTGTGGACGATGTGGTTACCACAGGGGGTTCTACTATTCAGGCCATAGACAGGGCAAGGGAACACAAACTTGAAATTGTTAAGGTAATTGCGCTTGTAGACAGGCAGGAAGGCGGCAGGGAGAATATAGAAAAGAAAATGGTTATATTTGAGTCCCTCTTTACGCGGGATGAATTGATTGACGCTTATAAAAACAAACCGTAA
- a CDS encoding type II toxin-antitoxin system HicB family antitoxin, producing MKFTAIIERECDGHVSLCPELDIASQGDSIEQARDNLREALELFFETASAEEIKHRLHDDVFVTQVEVAVG from the coding sequence ATGAAATTTACAGCAATTATTGAACGTGAATGTGATGGACATGTATCACTGTGTCCGGAGTTAGATATTGCAAGCCAAGGTGATAGTATTGAACAAGCACGGGACAACCTTCGGGAAGCATTAGAACTGTTTTTTGAGACAGCATCCGCTGAAGAGATAAAACATCGACTTCACGATGATGTTTTCGTAACGCAGGTTGAGGTGGCAGTTGGGTAA
- a CDS encoding DUF2283 domain-containing protein: MDKTKMAYFKDEDILHIIISEEKEADSIELSPNITAELNESGELIGIEILEASSFLRDSILESSQAKILKLKKTV, encoded by the coding sequence ATGGATAAAACAAAGATGGCATATTTTAAAGATGAAGATATTCTGCATATAATTATCTCTGAGGAAAAAGAAGCAGATAGCATTGAGTTAAGCCCGAATATTACAGCGGAGCTGAATGAAAGCGGAGAATTAATTGGCATAGAAATATTAGAGGCAAGTTCTTTTCTTCGCGATTCAATATTGGAATCATCACAAGCTAAAATACTTAAATTAAAAAAAACCGTATAA
- a CDS encoding helicase-related protein — MNSDLTFITNEENRSLLERFRVLIADTRLFDVLVGYFYTSGFHAIYKSLEDTEKIRILIGISTNKQAIELIQKAKNNHQPFLPYSHAEVKEQFEQSVTEEVENAEDRTEVEGGILKFIEWLKNGKLEIRAYPTENIHAKLYIMTFVEGDRDTGRVITGSSNFTQSGLVDNLEFNVELKTRADYEFALQKFNELWKDAVDVRERYIYTIQIKTWLNNTITPYELYLKFLYEYFKDELSQADEVFLKYLPHEFKKLEYQEQAVLNARKILLEYGGVFISDVVGLGKTYISAMLAGQLDGRTLVIAPPVLLERSNPGSWTNVFSDFRVSADFESLGKLDDLIDRGTEKYTNIIIDEAHRFRTETTVTYEKLAEICRGKRIILVTATPYNNAPKDILSLLKLFQKAKKSTIPNLQDMEGFFNGLDKKLKKLDRQKDYIRYINTVKENARELREKVLKYLMVRRTRTEIERYFGEDIKSQNIRFPYVEKPVPLFYELNDTEDEIFSKTIALIAQKFKYARYMPMLYYDGKVGQLEKQSQKNMGKFMKILLVKRLESSFFAFKNSVDRFLRSYEMFIKELDDGSVYISKKHTGKIFELLDSDDDEAVQRLIEEGKAERYASSEFREGLRDDLQHDHDILLEIKKLWHHIDRDPKLLKFLWELSKNPVLKENHLIIFTESKETANYLFKNINEHYPDKVLCFTGDSSEATRDKVIENFDAKARHPKEDYRILVSTEVLAEGVNLHRSNTVINYDIPWNPTRMMQRVGRVNRVDTLFETIHTFNFFPTKQSNDQIKLKEAAEAKINAFLTLLGGDAELLTEGEPIGSHELFNRLISRQTLEGEEGSEESELKYLQVIKEIRDKDPDLFEKIKRLPKKARTAKTLTGFSTLSGLITYFRRGKLQKFFKAGSKNVAEELDFISAAKILESAPDEEKKDLPGHFYELLDKNKAAFILATTEEVPQQWQRGGRDSTASILRILKATTKNTQKLTEDQELYLKKVLTQLEEGGLPKQTATQTLKTLNALKNEIVNPLKVLAVLRTHIPKKLLEEHYAEQNPAVFGKREVILSLYLTAKP, encoded by the coding sequence GTGAACTCAGATTTAACCTTTATTACCAATGAAGAAAATAGAAGCCTCCTGGAAAGATTCAGGGTCCTTATTGCAGACACCCGGCTCTTTGATGTACTCGTTGGTTATTTCTATACCAGCGGATTCCATGCCATCTACAAATCCCTGGAAGATACCGAAAAGATCAGGATTCTTATCGGGATAAGTACAAACAAACAGGCAATAGAACTCATTCAAAAAGCAAAAAACAATCACCAGCCATTCCTTCCATATTCTCACGCCGAAGTAAAAGAACAATTCGAACAATCTGTCACGGAAGAAGTAGAAAATGCTGAGGATAGAACAGAAGTTGAAGGGGGGATCCTTAAGTTTATTGAATGGCTGAAAAACGGAAAACTGGAAATCAGGGCTTATCCCACCGAAAATATCCACGCAAAGCTTTACATTATGACTTTTGTGGAAGGTGACAGGGATACCGGGAGAGTCATTACCGGGTCTAGTAATTTTACTCAATCAGGCCTTGTTGATAACCTTGAATTTAATGTAGAGTTAAAAACCAGGGCGGATTATGAATTTGCACTCCAAAAATTCAATGAACTGTGGAAAGACGCCGTTGATGTAAGGGAACGATATATCTATACGATTCAAATAAAGACATGGCTGAACAACACCATTACCCCTTACGAATTGTATCTGAAATTTTTATATGAATATTTCAAAGACGAACTCAGTCAGGCAGATGAAGTGTTTTTGAAATATCTTCCCCATGAATTTAAAAAACTGGAATATCAGGAGCAGGCAGTTTTAAACGCCAGGAAGATACTTCTGGAATACGGCGGCGTTTTTATCTCTGATGTTGTAGGGTTAGGCAAGACATACATATCGGCAATGCTGGCAGGACAGCTTGACGGCAGGACACTTGTCATTGCCCCTCCTGTGCTGCTTGAAAGATCGAATCCCGGTTCATGGACTAATGTATTTTCCGATTTCAGGGTATCGGCGGATTTTGAATCACTCGGTAAATTGGATGACCTTATTGACAGAGGGACAGAGAAATACACCAATATTATCATTGATGAGGCACACCGTTTTAGAACGGAAACAACGGTTACCTATGAGAAATTGGCGGAAATCTGCCGTGGCAAAAGAATTATTCTTGTAACGGCAACGCCTTATAACAATGCGCCAAAAGATATTTTAAGTCTTTTAAAATTATTTCAAAAAGCCAAAAAAAGCACTATTCCAAATCTTCAGGACATGGAAGGCTTCTTTAATGGACTAGATAAAAAGTTAAAAAAACTGGACAGGCAGAAAGATTATATTAGATACATAAATACGGTAAAAGAAAATGCGCGGGAATTACGGGAAAAAGTCCTCAAATATCTCATGGTTCGCCGTACCCGAACAGAGATTGAGAGATATTTTGGTGAAGACATAAAGAGCCAAAACATTAGATTCCCTTACGTTGAAAAGCCTGTTCCTCTTTTTTATGAACTCAACGATACGGAGGATGAAATATTCAGCAAAACCATAGCATTGATAGCGCAAAAATTCAAATACGCCCGTTATATGCCTATGCTTTATTATGACGGTAAAGTTGGCCAGCTTGAAAAGCAGTCACAGAAAAACATGGGCAAGTTTATGAAAATACTGCTTGTTAAGCGTCTTGAAAGCAGTTTCTTTGCATTTAAAAATTCGGTGGACAGATTCCTCCGCTCTTACGAGATGTTTATAAAAGAGCTTGATGACGGAAGTGTTTATATAAGCAAGAAACACACTGGTAAAATATTTGAGTTGCTTGATAGTGACGATGATGAAGCCGTCCAGCGATTGATAGAGGAAGGCAAGGCGGAAAGATATGCAAGCAGTGAATTTAGAGAAGGCTTAAGAGATGATTTACAGCACGACCATGACATTCTGCTTGAAATTAAAAAACTATGGCATCACATTGACCGCGACCCAAAGCTTTTAAAATTTTTGTGGGAATTATCCAAAAACCCGGTCTTAAAAGAGAATCATCTGATTATCTTTACGGAATCAAAGGAAACCGCAAACTATCTGTTCAAAAACATAAATGAACATTATCCGGATAAGGTGCTGTGTTTTACTGGTGATTCAAGCGAGGCAACGCGAGACAAGGTTATTGAAAATTTTGACGCCAAAGCACGTCATCCTAAGGAAGATTACCGGATACTGGTCTCTACAGAAGTATTGGCTGAAGGCGTTAACCTGCACCGTTCCAATACAGTGATAAATTACGATATCCCCTGGAATCCTACCCGCATGATGCAGCGCGTAGGGCGTGTCAACCGCGTGGATACGCTATTTGAAACGATACATACCTTTAATTTTTTCCCGACCAAACAATCGAATGACCAGATAAAACTGAAAGAAGCGGCAGAGGCTAAAATCAATGCCTTCTTAACCCTGCTTGGAGGCGACGCAGAACTTTTAACAGAAGGAGAACCCATAGGCTCGCATGAATTATTTAACAGGTTGATTTCCAGACAAACGCTGGAAGGTGAGGAAGGGTCGGAGGAAAGCGAATTGAAATACCTCCAGGTCATTAAAGAGATTCGCGATAAAGACCCCGACCTTTTTGAAAAAATAAAACGCCTCCCCAAAAAGGCGCGCACTGCAAAAACCCTGACAGGGTTCTCAACCCTGTCAGGGTTAATTACCTACTTCAGACGGGGAAAACTCCAGAAATTTTTCAAAGCCGGCAGTAAAAATGTGGCGGAAGAACTGGATTTCATATCTGCGGCAAAGATTTTGGAAAGCGCCCCTGATGAAGAAAAGAAAGACCTTCCCGGACACTTTTACGAACTTCTGGATAAAAACAAAGCGGCATTTATCTTAGCGACAACGGAAGAAGTGCCGCAGCAATGGCAAAGGGGCGGACGTGACAGCACGGCAAGTATCCTGAGAATTTTAAAGGCAACCACGAAGAACACCCAAAAACTGACAGAAGACCAGGAACTATACCTCAAAAAAGTCCTCACCCAACTCGAGGAAGGCGGACTGCCCAAACAGACTGCAACGCAAACACTGAAAACCCTGAATGCGCTGAAGAATGAAATCGTTAACCCCCTCAAGGTACTGGCAGTACTTCGGACGCATATACCGAAAAAACTTCTGGAAGAACATTATGCTGAGCAAAACCCAGCGGTATTTGGCAAGCGGGAAGTCATATTATCATTATATTTGACAGCAAAACCCTGA
- a CDS encoding transposase has product MSTTITPLLPGHWYHIYNRGINGETIYHTEANYQYFLDLLAKYVFLTAKVYAYCLMKNHFHLLVSIHDDTKRKPHLYFSDMFNSYTQGLNKHLGRTGSLFERPFRRKVISSEKQRVQVTLYIHNNPRHHGIMNDIAKYQYSSYRAVMSSAPTKVEREEVLSWFGGRDSFVAYHGASRDDISDDLTLE; this is encoded by the coding sequence ATGAGCACAACTATCACGCCACTGTTACCAGGACACTGGTATCATATTTATAACCGGGGTATCAATGGCGAAACCATTTATCACACCGAGGCAAATTACCAATATTTTCTGGACTTGCTCGCCAAATATGTTTTTCTCACAGCAAAAGTATATGCCTATTGTCTTATGAAGAACCATTTTCACCTGTTGGTTTCTATTCATGATGATACAAAGAGAAAGCCACATCTGTATTTTTCAGATATGTTTAACAGCTATACACAAGGGCTTAACAAACACCTGGGAAGGACGGGGAGTCTCTTCGAACGCCCCTTTCGCCGTAAGGTGATTTCATCCGAAAAACAGCGGGTTCAGGTGACTTTATATATACACAACAATCCCAGGCATCATGGTATCATGAACGACATTGCGAAGTACCAATACTCTTCTTACAGGGCAGTGATGTCAAGCGCCCCAACGAAAGTAGAGCGTGAAGAAGTGCTTTCGTGGTTTGGTGGGCGTGATAGTTTTGTGGCTTATCATGGTGCCAGTCGTGATGACATTTCAGATGATTTAACATTGGAGTAA